In Asanoa sp. WMMD1127, one genomic interval encodes:
- a CDS encoding tyrosine-protein phosphatase, producing the protein MFPNLPNFRDLAGLPAGDGVIGPRRLYRSDAVSHLTSAEAARLTGDYGLATVVDLRDDSEVARHGRGPLASAPLRYVPVPLGDITDISDRAAFYVGVLAQRGEVVAAALRTLADPDALPALVHCAAGCDRTGVFVAILLDLVGVPHEVICADYARTADAVDAINERLRRDALAMGEPWPPDWPDGLNWHPAAPMMATALERIRERWGDGRGWARAHGLTDADIAALRGALVIAG; encoded by the coding sequence GTGTTCCCGAACCTGCCGAATTTCCGCGACCTGGCGGGACTGCCGGCCGGCGACGGCGTGATCGGCCCACGGCGGCTCTACCGCAGCGACGCGGTCTCCCACCTGACGTCGGCCGAGGCCGCCCGGCTGACGGGCGACTACGGGCTGGCGACCGTTGTCGACCTGCGGGACGACAGCGAGGTGGCCCGGCACGGGCGCGGGCCGCTCGCGTCGGCGCCGCTGCGCTACGTCCCGGTGCCGCTCGGCGACATCACCGACATCTCCGATCGGGCGGCGTTCTACGTGGGCGTCCTCGCGCAGCGGGGAGAGGTGGTCGCGGCGGCCCTGCGTACGCTGGCCGATCCGGACGCCCTGCCCGCCCTCGTGCACTGCGCCGCCGGTTGCGACCGCACCGGCGTGTTCGTCGCGATCCTGCTCGACCTCGTGGGGGTGCCGCACGAGGTGATCTGCGCCGACTACGCCCGGACGGCCGACGCGGTCGACGCCATCAACGAGCGGCTGCGGCGCGACGCGCTCGCGATGGGCGAGCCCTGGCCGCCGGACTGGCCCGACGGGCTCAACTGGCACCCGGCGGCGCCGATGATGGCGACCGCGCTGGAGCGGATCCGCGAGCGCTGGGGCGACGGGCGTGGCTGGGCCCGGGCGCACGGCCTGACCGACGCGGACATCGCCGCCCTGCGGGGTGCTCTGGTGATCGCCGGGTGA